The following coding sequences are from one Salvia hispanica cultivar TCC Black 2014 chromosome 3, UniMelb_Shisp_WGS_1.0, whole genome shotgun sequence window:
- the LOC125213226 gene encoding ubiquitin carboxyl-terminal hydrolase 17: protein MLVIVGILLLFGLVVRHKWRNGAAKKEAILRLVAVTSEEEAQIAKLQAIEQYNSQSVEYTPQPSNTPQLESQHFCAVCRCPTTTRCSRCKAARYCSGKCQIIHWRQGHKDECQPPVALYATKKSEYVVDTAPENQFSMHLKNESKICSDPSEECDDSASSGSSISSFFSSTNQSESSASTSTNEDVECQPTIALPARMESESVAETAPEIDMHLKVETKISDPREECDDSRSSGSSVSCFLSSTEQSETSPDAYTNGVIELETHSRPDKAPSVGTDSYIPDMVSYIDDANVLSTSHPACSVNKIDESLKSTDLKEKRKGGGVAVREEFLSAESELGSQPTSSARTSSTGDWGNPVQTSMIRVMRSKSAKTAGNNEIQNIVRSSEYSKSSKLSQSHDYKKNEVCTGKETKSVAMSMSSGKCQKMHTDAGTPEAISLETEGVRILSQSTGKGLKSSVRKLAQHFRVPKQSKSYTLDVVKDSSDSHNNKVIFSIKLFMQLYSSENVGLHPFGLANCGNSCYANAVLQCLIFTRPITSYLLQGLHSKSCRKRDWCFICKFERLIQTGQETNSPLSPVGLLSHIQPIGREEDAHEFLRNVVDKMQSTCLEEAGVSSSFAEDSTLMGLTFGGYLRSKIKCTKCLGRSERHDRMLDLTVEIDGEIYTLEQALAQFTSSETLGGDDKYKCNRCKSYEKAKKKLTILEAPNILTVVLKRFRSGNFEKLTKHIRFPEVLDLSPYMSVTGDKYPIYHLYAVVVHLGVMNGAYSGHYVSYVKNSKGYWFRIDDSRVSRVDLEAVLSAEAYILFYARHAPRGASFARNSSLYSDPKAKKNMEAIPPIINSKKKNPKSKLSSSGRSTAHWMSPNDFGGSPIVDPEDWEFQVKQHKKHVGDSSSDSSSIFSTSDAGSYSTDSTKDSSAEDLSGYLFGPNWQDRDL, encoded by the exons ATGCTAGTAATTGTCGGTATATTACTGCTTTTCGGTCTCGTAGTTCGCCACAAGTGGCGGAATGGCGCTGCGAAGAAGGAGGCGATTCTGAGGCTGGTGGCCGTCACCTCGGAAGAAGAAGCACAAATTGCTAAGCTCCAAGCTATTGAACAGTACAATTCGCAGAGCGTAGAGTACACACCGCAGCCCAGTAATACGCCGCAGCTCGAATCGCAGCATTTTTGCGCCGTTTGTCGCTGCCCCACCACCACTAGGTGTTCTAGGTGTAAAGCTGCTAGATACTG TTCTGGTAAGTGCCAAATAATTCATTGGAGACAAGGCCATAAAGATGAGTGCCAACCACCAGTTGCGTTGTATGCTACAAAGAAAAGTGAATATGTTGTGGACACAGCTCCAGAAAATCAGTTTAGCatgcatttaaaaaatgaaagtaaaattTGTTCAGATCCCAGCGAGGAATGTGATGATTCAGCATCCTCAGGAAGCTCaatttcttccttcttttcTTCCACCAATCAAAGTGAATCGTCAGCTTCTACTTCTACAAATGAGGACGTCGAGTGCCAACCAACTATTGCATTACCTGCTAGAATGGAAAGTGAATCTGTTGCGGAAACAGCTCCAGAAATTGATATGcatttgaaagttgaaactaaGATTTCAGATCCCAGGGAAGAATGTGATGATTCAAGATCTTCAGGTAGTTCAGTGTCTTGCTTCTTGTCTTCTACCGAACAAAGTGAAACATCTCCTGATGCTTATACTAATGGGGTTATCGAGTTAGAAACTCATAGCAGGCCAGATAAAGCACCTTCAGTTGGAACTGATTCGTACATCCCAGATATGGTTTCCTACATTGATGATGCAAATGTACTAAGTACATCTCATCCTGCTTGTTCGGTTAACAAGATTGATGAAAGCCTCAAGTCAACAGActtaaaagagaaaagaaaagggggTGGAGTTGCTGTGAGAGAAGAATTTTTATCTGCTGAGTCTGAGTTGGGAAGTCAACCAACTAGTTCTGCCAGGACATCGTCAACCGGCGATTGGGGAAACCCAGTGCAGACATCCATGATTAGAGTAATGAGGTCAAAATCTGCTAAGACTGCGGGCAATAatgaaatacaaaatatagtcCGGAGTTCAGAATACTCAAAATCTTCTAAGTTATCACAGTCCCATGACtacaagaaaaatgaagtttGCACTGGTAAGGAAACAAAATCTGTGGCAATGTCTATGAGTTCAGGCAAGTGTCAGAAGATGCATACCGATGCTGGTACCCCTGAAGCTATTTCATTAGAAACTGAAGGTGTTCGAATTTTGTCGCAATCTACTGGCAAAGGTCTGAAATCATCAGTTCGGAAACTTGCACAACATTTTCGAGTGCCCAAGCAATCAAAGTCCTATACACTGGATGTTGTCAAGGATTCTAGTGACAGTCATAACAATAAG GTCATATTTTCCATTAAGCTTTTCATGCAATTATACTCTTCTGAAAATGTGGGACTTCATCCGTTTGGCCTTGCTAATTGTGGAAATAG TTGTTATGCGAATGCTGTGCTGCAGTGTCTGATTTTTACTCGGCCGATTACTTCTTATCTTCTTCAAGGGTTACATTCAAAATCAT GTCGGAAGAGAGACTGGTGCTTTATTTGTAAGTTTGAACGTCTGATTCAAACGGGACAAGAAACAAACTCTCCTTTATCCCCAGTTGGACTACTGTCCCATATACAGCCAATTGGAAGAGAAGAAGATGCACATGAGTTTTTAAG AAATGTCGTTGACAAAATGCAGTCCACATGCCTTGAAGAAGCTGGGGTTTCTAGTTCATTCGCTGAGGATTCAACCCTTATGGGTCTGACTTTTGGTGGTTACCTTCGATCAAAG ATTAAATGCACGAAGTGTTTAGGGAGATCTGAGCGGCATGATCGGATGCTGGATCTTACTGTGGAGATTGATGGGGAGATATACACACTTGAACAGGCTCTTGCACAGTTCACGTCGTCTGAAACACTTGGTGGAGATGATAAGTATAAGTGCAACAG ATGCAAGTCTTATGAGAAAGCAAAGAAGAAACTGACTATACTTGAGGCTCCTAATATTCTCACTGTTGTGCTGAAGCGTTTCCGG tCAGGCAATTTTGAGAAGCTGACTAAACATATTCGCTTTCCTGAGGTTTTGGACCTTTCTCCTTATATGAGTGTGACAGGGGACAAATACCCAATATATCATCTCTACGCAGTGGTTGTTCACTTGGGTGTAATGAATGGTGCTTACAGTGGTCACTATGTCAGTTACGTGAAGAATTCCAAAGGATATTGGTTTAGAATTGATGACAGCAGG GTGAGCCGTGTGGACTTGGAGGCAGTCTTATCTGCAGAAGCATACATTCTCTTTTACGCAAG GCATGCCCCAAGAGGTGCATCTTTTGCTAGGAATAGCAGTTTGTATTCGGATCCGAAAGCCAAGAAAAACATGGAGGCCATCCCTCCCATCAtcaattcaaagaaaaaaaatccgaAATCAAAATTAAGCTCTTCTGGTCGGAGTACAGCCCACTGGATGTCTCCAAATGATTTCGGTGGTTCTCCCATAGTAGATCCCGAGGATTGGGAATTTCAAGTGAAGCAGCATAAAAAACACGTAGGGGACTCATCGAGTGATAGTTCTTCCATCTTCAGCACATCCGATGCTGGCTCGTATAGTACAGACAGCACCAAGGACTCTAGTGCAGAAGACCTCTCTGGCTACCTTTTCGGCCCTAACTG GCAAGAC